The genomic window AGCTCCTTCCTGTTTggagagtccccccccccctctctgcgCCCCTCGTCTTCATCCCCTATCTCTCCTTCCATCCAAACTGTGGTTTTTGGCGCCAGAGCCCCCCGATGGTCCTTTCAGAGGTTTAATGCTAACAGGATGCTCTGTGTTCTACGTCTTTTGTGGTCCCAAACCAGAGCAAATGTGCAGATCTGTCTTTCTTCATGCTGTACGCATCCTCTACTCGTCTTGGCTCGGCCCCAGAGGACCAATCCAAGAATTTGACAAATCTCAAAAACAGCTCAGTGGAGTCGGTGCTGTTGGCACGAGGGGGACGTCTTCACTTGTAATCGCTTGTTGATGAAAAGTCGTCTCTTTTacgttgcttttatttttactgactGACATTCCTCCCCTGACCTCTGGTCAAGATAATGGACTTAAACACAGGTCTCATTTGCGCTCAAGTTTAAAGTCACGCTTCATTATTGGAAACACATTTCATGCTCCTGTGAGATATGAGGTTCATTGTCTTAGCTTAACTCTTTTGTGTGATTTCCCGGAGGATGTTGGATCGAGATCATTTCGTCTTTGTTTTGGTAGACCGTTTTACATGTTGgttttatatgaaataaaataataattgagCTTTTAATGACATCACGAGGAggttggtttcttttttttttatggaaccTGTCTAGCAGTTGTCCCTCATTACCGGTCTTGTTTCTAAGTAAAGCTAATTGGCTGATGGCCTCCAGCTATGGTTTTTATCACAGACATGAAAAGGAATAAATTTAAGTGTAATTTGTTGTTTAacctttctatttgtattttaattcacTGAGTAGATGAGATtgactgctgttgttgttggttccATCCCATCACTTTGAGGTTAGCGCTCTTGAGCGGAATCACCTTCACGGCTGTGGTTTACTGAtgctttcatttcctctccttctctagGTCTGACAGGACGCCTCACAGCAGCGCTCTTCTGTCTCTAAGGACTGAAACAGCTCCAGGTTGGTGGATGGAACCCAACTGcacatgttgttttttattgttgcaCCCAATTCAAGCACAAATTATTAACCACAGCCATGGAACCTCATGATGATGAAAAGCAGGATTCATCGTCTGAGAACCCAGAATATACAGCATTTGACAGCAGTTCATGGAGTAACTGTGGGTTTAGGACAAAGCAAACTGCGGAGCCAACGCCACTGTAAATCCCTTCTAAAAACCTCGCGGGTGAGCTCCTTTGCTCAAACACGGTGTTTAAAGTAAGCTATTTTCATCACACTCCTAAATCACCAAGAGAAAAAGCACGAACATAGAGATCTGGAGCTCTGCCAGATGGTGAACTACACACTCCTGCTTCTGGACATTTTACACTCACTTTTCCCATGACTCATGGGGCCCGGTGTCATGTCTTAGTGGCTTCACGGATACATAGTACAGGGGAAATATACCCGGTAACACGTGGGAAGCTCCGAGGCCGATGGTTGTGGTTGTTGTCATGAGATAAAGAAGCAGCCATTAGCGGCTTCTTGTGTTTGCTGCTTTTCTAGCTCGGCCGTGTTCGACGTCAGGCACGAGGCTAGATTGGGTTGTAAATGTTGTTTTGGGAAagtcttgtgtttgtgtctgcgtCTACATTTAGCCCCAGTCAGGGGTTATActgaagagggggggggggggggggggtttgcatgCCGTTGCACCCCCTTGAGACACCCGCCTTGAGTCCCTGCCCAGCGCCGCTACCAGCTCTCTGGTGATTGATGAATTAAATGGCTTCAGCTTCGATTTGTGTTTGGATCCCCGGGGCTGTGCCTGGGGGGGCCGGTTGACCCATTTCATTGCCCGTAACGTAGCCAAAGTCCGCTCCCTGTAGCCAGCATCCCTCCCAGCCCCTGGTCTTCTATCACCATGGCAACGGTGACATCAGCACGAGGTGGGGGTTGATGCGTTCCAGGATGGGTCGACTCTTACGATGAGATCAgaaggctgaaaaaaaaaaggagggggcAGCTGTCAGTTTTAGTTGTTATTTGGAAGGAGGGGGTTTACAGCCAAAAATTAATTGATTAGTATATTTGTAAGCTGTGTCAACATATAAATCAAAATTGCACAAACCAAATACCCTATTTTAATATATCTTTATTAGTTTTCTACCATTCTTACAGCCTACAGATCACTCATCATGCACCTCTGCTCCACGTAATACGGTACTGGGATTTTCCCAGCACCTCCTCTACAGGATCTGTGCACCTTGTGCTTGCGTTTACCACATGCACACTTAATTCACACTTTATCGGAAGAGCTCATTATGCTCCAAGCCCCCCCCACGTCATGCTGAGTCAACGAAACATAATCCGCCATCTGCTGTGGTTCTGAAGGAGGACGCCGCTGGGTTCACGGTGCATCGCAGGTCATGGCAACTGACGCCATCCTCAAAGCTGCTGGGTTGGGGTGAGAGGTGAAGGGTACCAAAAGATTGAGATTTTTCTTGCACATCTATTAAAATACTTTTGCGCCAACTTTGACATCATGCAGGCTGTAACGAAGACGAGCGCTGTTGCAGGAACTGTTAATGGAGTTGAGTTGGTAACACAGAAAGAGATTGATTGACCTTCTATTGTCTTCACTGGTTATTTTTGGGAAAATTCCTGCCTTATCCGATTCATCAATTCACTAAATGCTCCGCATTCAAAGCCGAGTGCCGTCGGATGAAGTATTGATACAGGGAATGGGAGGAATTCAGGCTGAAATGATGGATTATtataacaaatatatattttgatgataaaaaaaagccAAGgttccacacagacatggacacaaacacacactgtggtgCTCTCACTGTGGATTAAGGCCAGGTTGGCCTACTAATGCTGGCTGCCAGAGATTCCACACTCCTGTCTAAATGGATGGTGACATTCCGATGTGAGCGGCGCTCCATGGAGGCGTGATGACTGACCCATATTGGAGTTTGGAGGGTGGGAGGCACTGGCTGGGAGGAAAGTGAGGTGGGATTATTGTGTGGGATTGAGTCTGCAGAGAGAGGTAGGACACAGGAAGTTCGGTGagtcacacctcctcctctcaggATGGTGGGTTCGGCTGGAGATCCTCAGGCATGATAGATCTGACCCCGAGTGTTGGTTTAGTTAAGATGAGGTTTCCATTCTGTAGGCCATTGTTCTAGCAATTTGATAAAATGTATAGACATAGCAAAATGAATgcagctgaaacacacacctaaacaccACCGGTTCACTGGGGTTCTGCATGTGAATACGTGTCAGTAAAGGTGTGCTTTATGTTTGCCCTGCAAATAAGCTTCTTTATTTTAACAACAGTCCTGTAGGCAGCAGGTTTATGGAACGTTACGTGGACGATGTGTGATCACCAAGCGTGGCCAAACCTGCAGCTGAAGCAGGTCGATCCCGAATCCCCCGACAGCCGTCTGGATGTCGGGGCACCGCTTTTTGTTCTTGGGACCAGATTGAAGCCCCGGGCCGAGATCGTCAGGCTCAGACAGTTTAGCCCAGGATCCGTCAGTGCCAGGAGGTCTTCTTCCTCACTGCTTTTCGTGTTTTTTCTCTGGCTTTCCCTCCTTTCTGACCCTCAAGTCTTCCCACGGCAGCAGACGTTAGCTGGTGAAGGCGAGCCTGTTGTCAGGCAGCACTGCAGGAAAGGAGAGACGCCTAGAAGCCAAGAACCAGAGacgaaaaaaatattttgcactGAAGAGGCAAAGAATTCACTGATTCCCATAATTATCcagaacagagaaaaatataaagaatcTTTCCTTTCATacgatgaaaaagaaagaagaggagcaaAGTGGTCTAATGGTCTAATGGTCCTCTGGAGGCTTTCGGTTTGGTAGAAGAACCGCGATGGTGGGAGGAAGAAAGATTTGTTCTGATCAAATTAACTGCAGCGATTGGATGATAATTGTGTTATTGAGCTCTGACTGCCGGGCTAACTCTGTGTAGAAAGCAAcatgtggggtggggtgggggggtagctTTTAGCTTTAATGGTGCGTACTCAAGCGTGCTGCCGTTGTGAATCAGCTAAGGTGCTACTGTATGTCATGTGATCTAGTTTTTTGTCTGAATAGGGTGAATTCTGTCGGACCTTCCTAAAGCACAGTTCTGGTTACCATGGTAGCCACGTCCTCGTCGACGGTGAAGGGTGTGTTCACGTGGTTTCTCTCATCGGCTAATTCCTTTGCCTGTTTTGAACCTGCATGTCGTATTTTAAGGAATCCCACAGGATCATGTGTGgaggggttgtgggggggggctcagctCACGGAAACAAGTAGGACTATACTGATTGTAAAGACCAAACAGAGTAGGGTGGGTGCAGCTGCttcacccccctccctcgctcTGGATGCTAGGACAAAGGAGACACGGCAGTGGAATCATGCAGCCCttccgccccctgctggcagacTTGTGAACATGCCGGATTTGACTTCTTCAcaacttccttccttcctctgcaTGCACAAACGTCACCTTGGTGTCTCCTTCTCACAGGTGACCTatccaccccccctccttgGTCATGGCAGACGGTCGGCAGCCAGAAGAGCACTGGTCCTCCAATGGCCAGGAGAACAGCGAGAATGGCTACTCGGCCTACAGCTCGGCCTACAGGGAGAACGGCTACCACGGCGGGGCGGCCGCTCATCCTGGAACAATGGGTAGGGAACATATGTGCAGTGTGTCGGAGTGAGAATGTGAGAGAACAGTTCTGCCGGGGGACCCCACCACATGGGCAGCTGTGGGTTAATGTTACTGGGTCCACGTCGCCAGGAGAAGGTGACCAGTTCCCAGAAGGGAACTACAAATGTAGTTAGCGAGGGGAGTCTTGTATGTAGGTTAAAATTCTTGGTTCCTGAAATACTCTAATATCAGTGACGTCAGCagggaatggatggatgaaaatagTCCTCACAAATTGAAGATTGAATGAGAAGAGgaaggggagaggaagaggaagaacaggacGACAGTTATCCCGGTTCTCATTTCGTCCTTCCCATCCATGTCTTGTCATCCCagtgctgtctctctctctctccctctctctctcccttcgcAGTGGATGACTCTGCCAATTTGCCTccttcccctcccccctccccgtcCGCTGAGCAGATTGGCCCTGTGGCACCAGGTACACCTACACACCTTCAGCCACTCAGACCATTCAGGATGAGTGCGTTAATGGCGGCGAGAGTGTTGGAAACGTGTCTAACGTTAACATTCTAAGGTTTTAAGATATCAGACCCCAGAAAAGCATGACTAGAaaactcctcctctttcttccggTCCCTTAGCGTTTAACGTCAGGGTTACCTGTCGCTTTGCACGTCATTCGATCATCATGTCACCATCGTCACGCAGGAGGCTGCAGCATGCACCACACTTCTGTCCTGTTCACATCACTAGAGGTTCACAATTAGCTTCCTAACACATCCCCTTTATGCGAGGACACGACCTGCCACCAGAGCCCTTTGCGTCACAAATCTGCTTCCCCTTCACGATGTCTGTTGCTCCTTTGCTCGCTGCATCATTTGATTTCCTCAACGAGGGAATCAGAGATCGACTTTCAGCTTAGCAGTAACAGAAACCTGTGTGTCTAATCACTTCCTTCTTGCATGTGGCATGCAATCACCAAACTGTCTCCCTGCATGTTTTAGGGCTAATATGAGGTAAGCTATTATTCAGGCAAGATGCTTTATTATGCAAACTGTGCAAACCTTAAATATATTGAGATTAGAGTGTGTCGATTGCATCCCATGCATCTCCATCAGAGCTGAAAGTTTTTACTGTCATCCATGTctcatgtgtgtgtctcctttCCCTGCTCAAAGAGGATAAAGTAGAGGttaaggatgaggaggaggttcTGCAGGAGCCCCACAATTACCAGGAGGAAGGGGCGCGTGAGGAGTCGGGAGACTGGCTCTTAGAACAGACAGATTATTTAACAGAGCCCCAGGCTTTGGGCTGCCAGCCAGCTCAGACACCTGAGGTCCTCAATGGTGGAAGTCATCAGAGTGAACACAGCTCATCAGAAAaaggtgtgtgtggttttttgtGCATCCACACAGTGTGGGGTAGCAATGAGAGTGTATTGGGGTGAATGTCTAACCATGGCCTCTTCTCCAAAAAACTTTCCTGACGTATGAAATGTGATGCAGCTCGGGCTTTGCTGCCGAACTTTTCACGGCTTTTATTGTTCCTAATTTCTCATATTTTGCTTCAACACCTGAAGCTTCCATCTGCAAAACGATGGTGCGACACAGCATTTTGATTTTGAGCTTTTCCTCACACCGTACATGACCATTTGCTTTTCATTGGTGCAACATTGGAACACCTGATCAACCATGTTGCGGTTGATCATTTATGCACTTTTTGTATTGCCAACTACATTGCAAATGCAAATATCACTGTCCTGACTGTTAAGCGTTGAAGACATGTCACTAATATGTTGTTTCTATATTTATATGGGAGATTTGTTGAAATATTCTGTACAAGAAGAAGTGCCCAACTCCAACCTGTATGGATGCTTCATGTTTCAGTGCTGGATGTATTTCACATCCTTTATCACTTGCCTTCAGCTTCTGTATCATTTTCATTCCTTCCGAAGGCAAAGAGTGTGCCTGTTTTCCTATTGTTACTAAGAACATCCAGCCACCTTCACTGGAAGTGTATCTCCATCCTTACTGATAGGATCGTTTGAATCAAAAATACACACTAATACTTTATAAAGAGCTTCATTCACATCCACATGACTGCATTAGCAAATTAAAGAGAATTAATGTCCTTACAGTGAAAGAGTAACTTCATTATCAAAGTGACTGTTTGCAATAGGAATTCAATATTTATGTACGTTTTGTCATCTACCATCAAGCAAGTCATCCCTTCATTCCAGTTGTGCACGCGCTCTAgttccccccccctccaccccccatccctctcCTGTGCTGTTATGGCCTGCTACTGAATACACTGCTGGGTGTTTGGCTTCATGGACAGCTACTGTATCTATGTGCTAAGGCTTCGGCTTGACTGTATTGGCTAACTTTTGTGGATGCTTCAAGAAAAGCTTTTAGCTAATGTGACTCGGCACAAAGTTGTACAGTATCGTTCAAACTCACAGCCCAGCCAGAAGAATCTATCAATAAAGCATCGGCTGACTCTGCTGTGAAAGAAGATGCGTTGCTGCATGAGAAAGAGGAATTTAAGGTTGCAGCTGCAGTTTCTTCAAGTCCACTCTTTGTAAAAAAGACCAAAGTCTATGAAGCATCCATGGTTGAACAGCGTAACCAAGACAGAAGAGTTATAGTGAAGGGGACCGCGGGGAACAACTTACTTTTACAGTCCGAaacaaaagacataaaacaagcTTTGTATGAAGAGGTGGTATCAACTCTCGAAGACGAAGGCAAAGGACCAGAAAAATCTGGAGCCCGTATGGATTGTATCTCAGAAAAGTCAACAGCAGTTCAGGAGATAATTGTGGAAGACCGAGATAGTGGTGGAGACATGAAGTTCTCTGAGATACCATCAGGTGACTTCCAAACAGAGGATCAAAAGCACAGAGTATTCAGTCCCAGGCCAGAGCTCCCTGCAGAGTTGAAAGTCAAGTCACATGTTTTTACAGACAACTGGTctgtaaaagcaaaaacataCTTTGACACATCCTCCGAAAATCAAGAAGGGCATTCATCAAAAGCCCAGAGCTACTATGAACTGAACACAACAGAGGACGCAAAGTTAAGAGGAGGAACTGAAAGCAAGACGCAAAAGCTTGAGGAACTCTGTGAGAGTCAACACCACTCACCTCCTGGTGAGATGTCATTGGAACAGAGGGTTCTCCCCATCAACCTGACTGTCGGGTCTTTAGTGGGACAGACTGAACAAGCCCTCTCAGATAGGTTAAGTCCTGAGGAACCTGTGGAGAGTAGCAgctctcctccagctgtctcTGGGAACCCAGCTATCAAAGAACTCTCAGAAGAAGATCTCAGCAAGGCAGACACCCCTTTACCTTCTGATAAGCACACTGCTAGACTTAACCTCTCAGGTAGCCTCACTGAAATGTTGGACCTGGCTGGAGCCCTGCTTCAGCCATCATTAGATAGAAGGGGGCTTGACCACATGAGGCGAAAGTCCATGCCTGCTGATGCATCAACCTTGCTGGGAAATTCTTTGGCCAAGTTTAACTTGGGAGGCCAGACCTCAAGAGTTATGGGAGGGGAAAGCCAGTTTGAGGAGTTAGGATACTGTGTTTTCAGTGAGTACTCTGGGCCGATGCCTTCACCTGCTGACATACCCAGTCCTGGGGACCCTCCACACCAGCGCTTCCCATCCATCGAGAGTGACTGTGAGAGGGCGCTTGGGACCACAGAGGTTGGAGATGTTGAAAAAGTACTGCAACAAGATTGTAAAGGTATTATCTCTGACGTCTCTCAAAAAGTAGTGTTTGAAAAGAAAGATGTACCAATAAAGTCTTCCCTGATTCTCGAAAAAGCAGTGACAAGTGGAGTAAAACCAGATCGTCTAAGAATCCCAATATCTTCTTCAAAAGACAGGTTGACTGAGTTGCGTTTGGAGAGTGGTTTGCCTGGTGACATAAAAATACAAGCAATCCCTGAGGTAGACATTGAAAAAGACCCTTCCAGAGAGGCTTCTCCAATTCCACCCGATAGTTCCTTTACTTTCAATGTTACAGAAACTGGAATCAAGACTTCAAGTCCTACCTCCCCCAGTTCCTCAAAGGACATGCTTTTAGAAACCCAAACTGATGGACAGAAGGCACAGAAAGATGATTTACCAAAGGTCGAAGCAGATAGTGGTCCTGAAACTGAGAGGCAGTCAGAagacaaagacaacaaacaagaaatatCATCAACTCCATttttggaaaacacacaaatacatgtcAAGAAGATTGAAAGTGAGAATGTGACACCCACAAGATTGGAAAGAATAAATGAGCAAGAGACCTCAAATGCTGTTCAAGATCCACACATAACTTCTCCAGTCATCGTCATACCTCAAGCACAAGTAGAGGAAGAAGCCAATGATGAGGATGATATTGAGATTGCGGAAGAGCCCCAAGAGATAATGGAAGAAGCCGAAGTACCTGTAGTTCTGGTGACAAATCAAAAAGACGAAAGTCCaattaaaaaagatgaaaaagacgAGCAGGTGAGGATGATATTAGGCGATCAGCTGGTGGAAGAAGATTCCAAATCGTGGGCAGAAGAATGGAGTCATAGTGGCCAAAACAGTGATGGGGAACCTGGGACAGATAGTTCACACTTATCCCCTTGCTCTGATCGAGGTCAACCCAGTGGAGATGCCAGAAATAAAGGCCCGAGTGACGAGAAAGTAGaagaagacaataaaataaataacgtTGAAGGAAACAAGTCTGGCGAAGcagtggaggaaaaacaacCTGCGCTTCGAGCAAGGGAAGAGGTTGGTTCTGACATGATGgatgaagagagagagcagaaagggattgatgaagaggatgaggaggggaaaGACATTGAGATTggtctggaggtggaggaaacctCAGACGTTCTCTGCCAGACCAGTCAAGCAGCTCATGATGAAACTACCA from Antennarius striatus isolate MH-2024 chromosome 24, ASM4005453v1, whole genome shotgun sequence includes these protein-coding regions:
- the LOC137591443 gene encoding microtubule-associated protein 2-like isoform X2, which codes for MVEQRNQDRRVIVKGTAGNNLLLQSETKDIKQALYEEVVSTLEDEGKGPEKSGARMDCISEKSTAVQEIIVEDRDSGGDMKFSEIPSGDFQTEDQKHRVFSPRPELPAELKVKSHVFTDNWSVKAKTYFDTSSENQEGHSSKAQSYYELNTTEDAKLRGGTESKTQKLEELCESQHHSPPGEMSLEQRVLPINLTVGSLVGQTEQALSDRLSPEEPVESSSSPPAVSGNPAIKELSEEDLSKADTPLPSDKHTARLNLSGSLTEMLDLAGALLQPSLDRRGLDHMRRKSMPADASTLLGNSLAKFNLGGQTSRVMGGESQFEELGYCVFSEYSGPMPSPADIPSPGDPPHQRFPSIESDCERALGTTEVGDVEKVLQQDCKGIISDVSQKVVFEKKDVPIKSSLILEKAVTSGVKPDRLRIPISSSKDRLTELRLESGLPGDIKIQAIPEVDIEKDPSREASPIPPDSSFTFNVTETGIKTSSPTSPSSSKDMLLETQTDGQKAQKDDLPKVEADSGPETERQSEDKDNKQEISSTPFLENTQIHVKKIESENVTPTRLERINEQETSNAVQDPHITSPVIVIPQAQVEEEANDEDDIEIAEEPQEIMEEAEVPVVLVTNQKDESPIKKDEKDEQVRMILGDQLVEEDSKSWAEEWSHSGQNSDGEPGTDSSHLSPCSDRGQPSGDARNKGPSDEKVEEDNKINNVEGNKSGEAVEEKQPALRAREEVGSDMMDEEREQKGIDEEDEEGKDIEIGLEVEETSDVLCQTSQAAHDETTMDVSLLDTDSGWTDSQDDDKTIMTEHLEALPQVQSPTSTPVVDRPAKRAPGRGRGCPGTIESKAIRKAPGHHPPREEMMKKKGMRRADQKRMSALQSRSPSRFSVARAAARPPRPAPLHGSRRKASGVESQYPLSVAHQSRERTAPRQRVSVSIRVKKLGSGGSKESSHVSLILPFVSGNVCFACIILSSRLFFCLSTWSRSQSPSRATLLKMAVECRASNHHPDRPRSACSLKRNPLVEAELSEVRPTSACAHPSPLLNKCAEKERAYRSPEKRSSLPRPAKSLTRHIPAAEQEDSGTPSRPTSFQSRADSRSGRTPGMAGTESARSRSVRSGASTPGSAVTPGTPPSYTCRTPGSRTPGSHTPKSFSVLQEKKVAVIRTPPKSPSSAQRQLKVLNQPLPDLKNVKSKIGSTTNLKHQPKGGQVMIPSVKTDYSHIQAKCGSLDKIQHSAGGGNIQIQTKKVDVSHITSKCGSMSNIHHKPGGGYVRIENTKVDFKDKAYAKVGSLSNTSHTPGGGNVMIESHKLTFRESAKARVDHGAEIVVTHSPGVEVGGTSPHLSSAGSINLLESPQLSTLAQDVTAALAKQGL
- the LOC137591443 gene encoding microtubule-associated protein 2-like isoform X3, with protein sequence MVEQRNQDRRVIVKGTAGNNLLLQSETKDIKQALYEEVVSTLEDEGKGPEKSGARMDCISEKSTAVQEIIVEDRDSGGDMKFSEIPSGDFQTEDQKHRVFSPRPELPAELKVKSHVFTDNWSVKAKTYFDTSSENQEGHSSKAQSYYELNTTEDAKLRGGTESKTQKLEELCESQHHSPPGEMSLEQRVLPINLTVGSLVGQTEQALSDRLSPEEPVESSSSPPAVSGNPAIKELSEEDLSKADTPLPSDKHTARLNLSGSLTEMLDLAGALLQPSLDRRGLDHMRRKSMPADASTLLGNSLAKFNLGGQTSRVMGGESQFEELGYCVFSEYSGPMPSPADIPSPGDPPHQRFPSIESDCERALGTTEVGDVEKVLQQDCKGIISDVSQKVVFEKKDVPIKSSLILEKAVTSGVKPDRLRIPISSSKDRLTELRLESGLPGDIKIQAIPEVDIEKDPSREASPIPPDSSFTFNVTETGIKTSSPTSPSSSKDMLLETQTDGQKAQKDDLPKVEADSGPETERQSEDKDNKQEISSTPFLENTQIHVKKIESENVTPTRLERINEQETSNAVQDPHITSPVIVIPQAQVEEEANDEDDIEIAEEPQEIMEEAEVPVVLVTNQKDESPIKKDEKDEQVRMILGDQLVEEDSKSWAEEWSHSGQNSDGEPGTDSSHLSPCSDRGQPSGDARNKGPSDEKVEEDNKINNVEGNKSGEAVEEKQPALRAREEVGSDMMDEEREQKGIDEEDEEGKDIEIGLEVEETSDVLCQTSQAAHDETTMDVSLLDTDSGWTDSQDDDKTIMTEHLEALPQVQSPTSTPVVDRPAKRAPGRGRGCPGTIESKAIRKAPGHHPPREEMMKKKVGMRRADQKRMSALQSRSPSRFSVARAAARPPRPAPLHGSRRKASGVESQYPLSVAHQSRERTAPRQRVSVSIRVKKLGSGGSKESSHVSLILPFVSGNVCFACIILSSRLFFCLSTWSRSQSPSRATLLKMAVECRASNHHPDRPRSACSLKRNPLVEAELSEVRPTSACAHPSPLLNKCAEKERAYRSPEKRSSLPRPAKSLTRHIPAAEQEDSGTPSRPTCTESARSRSVRSGASTPGSAVTPGTPPSYTCRTPGSRTPGSHTPKSFSVLQEKKVAVIRTPPKSPSSAQRQLKVLNQPLPDLKNVKSKIGSTTNLKHQPKGGQVMIPSVKTDYSHIQAKCGSLDKIQHSAGGGNIQIQTKKVDVSHITSKCGSMSNIHHKPGGGYVRIENTKVDFKDKAYAKVGSLSNTSHTPGGGNVMIESHKLTFRESAKARVDHGAEIVVTHSPGVEVGGTSPHLSSAGSINLLESPQLSTLAQDVTAALAKQGL
- the LOC137591443 gene encoding microtubule-associated protein tau-like isoform X6, whose protein sequence is MVEQRNQDRRVIVKGTAGNNLLLQSETKDIKQALYEEVVSTLEDEGKGPEKSGARMDCISEKSTAVQEIIVEDRDSGGDMKFSEIPSGDFQTEDQKHRVFSPRPELPAELKVKSHVFTDNWSVKAKTYFDTSSENQEGHSSKAQSYYELNTTEDAKLRGGTESKTQKLEELCESQHHSPPGEMSLEQRVLPINLTVGSLVGQTEQALSDRLSPEEPVESSSSPPAVSGNPAIKELSEEDLSKADTPLPSDKHTARLNLSGSLTEMLDLAGALLQPSLDRRGLDHMRRKSMPADASTLLGNSLAKFNLGGQTSRVMGGESQFEELGYCVFSEYSGPMPSPADIPSPGDPPHQRFPSIESDCERALGTTEVGDVEKVLQQDCKGIISDVSQKVVFEKKDVPIKSSLILEKAVTSGVKPDRLRIPISSSKDRLTELRLESGLPGDIKIQAIPEVDIEKDPSREASPIPPDSSFTFNVTETGIKTSSPTSPSSSKDMLLETQTDGQKAQKDDLPKVEADSGPETERQSEDKDNKQEISSTPFLENTQIHVKKIESENVTPTRLERINEQETSNAVQDPHITSPVIVIPQAQVEEEANDEDDIEIAEEPQEIMEEAEVPVVLVTNQKDESPIKKDEKDEQVRMILGDQLVEEDSKSWAEEWSHSGQNSDGEPGTDSSHLSPCSDRGQPSGDARNKGPSDEKVEEDNKINNVEGNKSGEAVEEKQPALRAREEVGSDMMDEEREQKGIDEEDEEGKDIEIGLEVEETSDVLCQTSQAAHDETTMDVSLLDTDSGWTDSQDDDKTIMTEHLEALPQVQSPTSTPVVDRPAKRAPGRGRGCPGTIESKAIRKAPGHHPPREEMMKKKVGMRRADQKRMSALQSRSPSRFSVARAAARPPRPAPLHGSRRKASGVESQYPLSVAHQSRERTAERAYRSPEKRSSLPRPAKSLTRHIPAAEQEDSGTPSRPTCTESARSRSVRSGASTPGSAVTPGTPPSYTCRTPGSRTPGSHTPKSFSVLQEKKVAVIRTPPKSPSSAQRQLKVLNQPLPDLKNVKSKIGSTTNLKHQPKGGQVMIPSVKTDYSHIQAKCGSLDKIQHSAGGGNIQIQTKKVDVSHITSKCGSMSNIHHKPGGGYVRIENTKVDFKDKAYAKVGSLSNTSHTPGGGNVMIESHKLTFRESAKARVDHGAEIVVTHSPGVEVGGTSPHLSSAGSINLLESPQLSTLAQDVTAALAKQGL
- the LOC137591443 gene encoding microtubule-associated protein tau-like isoform X4 gives rise to the protein MVEQRNQDRRVIVKGTAGNNLLLQSETKDIKQALYEEVVSTLEDEGKGPEKSGARMDCISEKSTAVQEIIVEDRDSGGDMKFSEIPSGDFQTEDQKHRVFSPRPELPAELKVKSHVFTDNWSVKAKTYFDTSSENQEGHSSKAQSYYELNTTEDAKLRGGTESKTQKLEELCESQHHSPPGEMSLEQRVLPINLTVGSLVGQTEQALSDRLSPEEPVESSSSPPAVSGNPAIKELSEEDLSKADTPLPSDKHTARLNLSGSLTEMLDLAGALLQPSLDRRGLDHMRRKSMPADASTLLGNSLAKFNLGGQTSRVMGGESQFEELGYCVFSEYSGPMPSPADIPSPGDPPHQRFPSIESDCERALGTTEVGDVEKVLQQDCKGIISDVSQKVVFEKKDVPIKSSLILEKAVTSGVKPDRLRIPISSSKDRLTELRLESGLPGDIKIQAIPEVDIEKDPSREASPIPPDSSFTFNVTETGIKTSSPTSPSSSKDMLLETQTDGQKAQKDDLPKVEADSGPETERQSEDKDNKQEISSTPFLENTQIHVKKIESENVTPTRLERINEQETSNAVQDPHITSPVIVIPQAQVEEEANDEDDIEIAEEPQEIMEEAEVPVVLVTNQKDESPIKKDEKDEQVRMILGDQLVEEDSKSWAEEWSHSGQNSDGEPGTDSSHLSPCSDRGQPSGDARNKGPSDEKVEEDNKINNVEGNKSGEAVEEKQPALRAREEVGSDMMDEEREQKGIDEEDEEGKDIEIGLEVEETSDVLCQTSQAAHDETTMDVSLLDTDSGWTDSQDDDKTIMTEHLEALPQVQSPTSTPVVDRPAKRAPGRGRGCPGTIESKAIRKAPGHHPPREEMMKKKVGMRRADQKRMSALQSRSPSRFSVARAAARPPRPAPLHGSRRKASGVESQYPLSVAHQSRERTAPRQRVSSPSRATLLKMAVECRASNHHPDRPRSACSLKRNPLVEAELSEVRPTSACAHPSPLLNKCAEKERAYRSPEKRSSLPRPAKSLTRHIPAAEQEDSGTPSRPTSFQSRADSRSGRTPGMAGTESARSRSVRSGASTPGSAVTPGTPPSYTCRTPGSRTPGSHTPKSFSVLQEKKVAVIRTPPKSPSSAQRQLKVLNQPLPDLKNVKSKIGSTTNLKHQPKGGQVMIPSVKTDYSHIQAKCGSLDKIQHSAGGGNIQIQTKKVDVSHITSKCGSMSNIHHKPGGGYVRIENTKVDFKDKAYAKVGSLSNTSHTPGGGNVMIESHKLTFRESAKARVDHGAEIVVTHSPGVEVGGTSPHLSSAGSINLLESPQLSTLAQDVTAALAKQGL